The genomic region GCCATCGACGCACTACCGCCGGTTGATCTGTGTCGATAGCGGACGGGGCGTATCAACCCTGACGCGTGTTGTGGCTGACGGGTTAGCGCAGACGGCAAACTCTCAAGCCCAATGAACCTTTGATCCTTTTCGTCACACTTGTCGTACGGAATAACAAAGTGACGCCAACTCAAGCCATGCCACACTGTTACTCAGAGGAGGTCGATTGCTAAAGTCGTTTGATGACCCAGCATGTGGAGGTGCGTAGTCTATGCCAGGCCATAATCAGACATGCTCAAGTATGGTGTGTTTGGAGCGTGTGATCCGAGCGTACGATGACGCTACGTTGTTTCAGGCCCACTCGGCGGATGAATCCATCTATTTTGTACTGGCGCTGCCCAACGCTGGTATTCTTCGGGTCGAAAGCAGCCTGGAAGTGCTCGAATCCTACTACGGCATGCTGATTGGTTAACGACCCTCGGTACGCCGCCTACCAGATTTACCGGAACGTCGGCGCAACGCTTGGAACGGACGATCAGAACGGCTTGATGTCGATGTCCCCGGCTCTTGGGCAATGTTTCAAGGACAACGTCGCTACGGTTAGGCACGGCTGCTGTCCGATGAGCATAGCAGCTCGGCGCGAGCTGACGGTCTTGGCCCATACAGTTGCTCCATGTGAGGCTGGCTCGATCATATTTGCGCAAAAGAACAAAGGGTTAAGCCTTAGACCATCCACCTATTAACGGATTTACAACGCCTCCGGTTATGAACAAGGGCTTCACCAGCCTGATCATTGCAGCCACTAGCCGGCCATCAACCGCTCGAGCAGCGCCTCCGAAGATAGGGGTTCGTCCAGGAAATGCCCTTGGGCGTAGTCGCAACCCGTAGCTATCAACCATTCGTATTGCTCAGCGGTCTCGACTCCTTCGGCGATGACTTCCAAGCCGAGCTTGTGCGCCATGACGACGATAGTCTCGGCAATAATGCGTTCATCGTTTTCATCCATAGGCTGGGTGACATACGACGGATCGATTTTTAAGTAGTGAATGCCGTATCGCCGCAAGGCCGCCAAGGAAGACACACCCGTACCGTAATCGTCGAGCGCCAGCTGCAATCCGCCTTCGCGGATTTGGCGAAACTGCTCGGCCAGACCTTGAGCCTCGTTCAGGAACACACGTTCAGTCAGTTCAACAATAGCACCCGCTCCCGCCAATCGGTCGAGGTAGGCTTGCCAACGCTTTTGCGAGTGAGGGCTGAGGAAAGTCTCGGATGAGATGTTGATCGTGACCGGTACCGAACGGTCAACGGTATTTCGCCAATGTTCGGACTGGCTGGCGACTTCCGTGATCAACCAGTCTTCAAGGTCGCTGATAATACCGCTCTCTTCAGCCAGCTCCAGGAACTGGCCAGGCCGCAAGAGCCCCAGCTCGGGATGCGCCCAGCGCAACAACGCCTCCGCTTTGGCGATTCGCCCGGATGCCAGGTGGACGATGGGTTGATAATACACTCGAAGTTCGCCGTGCTCCCGTGCGGACCGCAGCCCTTGAATCAGCGCTTGGCGAGGTAGTGCCGCAGTGTTGCCAATATCGGTATAGAAACACACCTGATTGCGGCCGGTGTGCTTGGCAAAATACATGGCTTTGTCCGCACAAGTCAGCAGTTGCTTAGGGGTAATGGCGTCTTGTGGGAACTGGGTGATCCCGATACTGCCCGAGATGCGGGTCAACCCGGCACCGAGGGCAAATGGTTGTGCCAATTCGGTCAGGATCGTATGGGCGAGTTCCAGAAGCGTTTCGCGTTCGGCGATATCCAGGAGAATGACGGTGAATTCGTCACCGCTCAGACGCGCCACCGTATCGCTTTTGCGCACGCAGGCTTCGATACGCTCGGCGACTTGCTTGAGCAGCAGATCCCCCACATCGTGGCCGTACTGGTCGTTCACCTCCTTGAAACGGTCGAGATCGATAAAAAAGACCGTGAGGGATTCGCCGGTGCGTTCGGCGTGCGCGACATGCTGCTCCAGTCGATCACGGAAGAGGCGCCGGTTGGGCAATCCCGTCAACGGATCGTAATTGGCGTAATGCCAGGCCTTGGCTTCCGCTGCCCGACGCTCTGTGACATCGTGCGCAATACCGGAAATGGCTTCGACGTCCCCCTGTTGGTCAAGCACGGGCGCATAGACATACTCCAGGGTTTTGGCTTGCCCTGAGGGCAATGTGGTATTGATCTCGCCGTGCTGATGCTCGCGGTGATGGACGATCTGGTTTAGCAGTTCGGGTGCGAGGCTTCCGGTTGGCAGGCCCACTTCTGCCGCGCTTTCACCCACCAGGTCATGTGAGGCCACGCCGCACAGCTGCCCCATGGCTTGATTGGCATAGCGGAAGCGGCCCTTAAGGTCGAGGACGTAGCAGGGGTCGGGCAAGGCGGTGAGTATGGCTTGGTAGAGGCGAGCTCTGCTTTCTTTGTCATACACGTAGCGTTCGATAGATTCTGTCAGCGCATCATCTATTGCACGATGGAAATGGGTGAGTTCTTCCAACCCCGGCGCTGTCGATGGGTACGTCTTCTCCCACAGTTCGATCACGGTGGTCCGCAACGCGCGAAACTCGGCAGTCACCTGCAGCAGATCCACCCCTAAATCGTAGCGTTGCGCCCCATGCACATGCGCCCACGACTGCTCACGCATCGAGGATTCGAAATCCGTGAATATCACACCCTCAGCGGTTGCTGGCCGCCGATGCCGCATTACCTGGGCAACGCCCTCAATGACTTGTCGGATATGGTTGCGCAATTCGCCGCTGGTGAAGTCCCACCCGGGAAAAATGGACTGCGCGTTTTGTTCCCACAGTTGCAGGAGCGGCTCCATATTTTCCACGATAAACTCATTCAGTCTCATAAAACCCATGGCTCCCGGTTCATAGCCGACAGCGGACGCGGATCGATCCGTTGTGGTGATATGAACGGATGTAAGCGTTCATTCCACGACGTAGTTGACCTACTTCACGTCACGGAGAGGCCTTAATAACTCCGGCGAGACCTTGTACTGTTTCCTGCCATCCTCACCCAGCACGATCACACTCTTGCGATTGATTTTGGTGACGATCCCCAACACCGGTCCTTCCCGGCCTTCGAAGGTCACTTTCAGGCCAACCCGCAATTGACTCAAGGCATGCAGGGTTTCTTGTTCTTGCAGTTCATCAATTCGCTGGCAGATGGTCTGGTTCAGTTCCAGCAACTGGTCGATGGTCATGTCCTCAATGCGCACGGACGTTGGCCTCCGGCTGTTTGTTCTGTCGGTCAGGGTGGCGTGGGTCGATCAGCGCCCGTAGCGGATTGTCGGCGAACCGGGGTTTCCAGAGTCGGGGCGTCAGGTCGCTGACTTCACGGGCCGGGTGCTGGCTGATACGTTGCAGCACGTCCACCAGATACGTGTACGGGGTAATATCGTGCAGCTTGCAGGTGCTGATCAGGCTCTGGATGACGCCCAGGTGTTCCGCGCCCAGTTCGGTCCAGCAGAACATCCAGTTTTTCTTGCCCATTGGAATGGGGCGTAGTGCTCGTTCCAGGTGGTTGGTGTCTGGCTGCACATCCGGGTCTTCCAGGAACACGGTCAGGCTCGCTTCACGGCTGAGCACGTAGTTCAGGGCTTTGGTCAGCGAATCGCTGGGCACGAGGCCGCCTTGCGCCAACTGATCCCGGCACCACTGGAAGAAGTCGCTGACCACCGGTTTCGAGTGATCCAACCGGTACTGGCGTTTCTTCTCGCCAGTCAGCCCCTGGGTTTTGATGGCCTCTTCATTCCGGTACACCGTGGCGATCTGTTGCAGCGCGTCGGTGACTATCTCCGGATGATCCTTCTGCGCCTCGATAAAGTAACGGCGACTGTGCACCCAGCATTGGGCATGGGTGACGTTTTCCTGGGCGGCGGCATAACGGGCATAGGCCGCGTAGCCGTCACTGATCAGGGTGCCGCTGAACGATTCGCTGAGTACTTCTTCGATATGGGCACGCCCACGGCTGTTAGAGTAAGTGAACACCACCTCGTCGGCATCGCCATACAGCGGCCAGAACCAGCCGGATTTCATCTTGCCCTTTTGCGGGCCGGCCCGGCCCTGATGACCGGCCTTGATGGGCGTTTCGTCCATGGCCAGTACCCGACTGCGCAGTACGTTGTCGGTCTGGGCATCCACAATGGGGCGCAGCAGGTCGATGGCACGCTTGACCAGATTGGTCAGAGTGCTGCGACTGACGGTGATACCGGCCTGTTGGATACGCTGGTGCTGGCGATACAGCGGCAGATGGAACTGGAATTTGTCCACCAGCAACCCGGCCAGCAGGCTGACATCGGCCAGGCTGTTGTCCAGCACGTTGAACGGAGCCGGTGTCGTGATGAGCTTCTCGGTGCCCTTGCGCCGGAACACCGGGCGTTCGCACTTAAGCACCACATAGCTGGAGGCCCGCTGGGCCAGCCGGTAGGTGGTCTTGCTGCCGATCACTTCGTACTGGTCAGCCTCCGGCCCGGTCAGTTCCGGTGGCAGGTGTTCAATGACCTCCACCGGCACATCGGCGGTGAAGCGCAGGCCGGTGTCGTTCAGGCAGTCGTCGTCCCGCTGCTTCTTACCGGTACCACGCTGATAGGCTTTAACCGTGCGCTTTTTCTCTTCCGGTGGGTTCTCCGGAACCGGTGCATCGCCTTCCTGGAACAGGCTGTTCTGGCCCGGCAGGTCAAATGCCTGCTTCTCGGATTTGGGGCCGAACAGCTGCTTCTTGAACCAGTCCAGCTGGCGCTGAAGGGTCTGGACCTGCTCACGCAGCAGTGCATTCTCCTCGGCCAGAGCCGAGGAGGACGATGCATTGGGAGAAGGAGCAGAAGCCGTTGAATTCATGACCGATATTATACCGGAACCCGGCCTTCTATACCCCTCGAAAACGCTTGAACTGGCGGTATTTCTGCACCTCAATGCCATCGATCAGCAGTTGCAGATCCGTCAGCGTCAGGGCTCGCTGACCGGAGGCAGATAAAGGCACCCGGAACTGTCCCTGCTCCAGGCGTTTGGCCCACAGGCAGTAACCAGTGGTCGTAAAATACAGCATCTTCATCTGAGTTTTACGGCGATTGACGAAGACGAAATACTGGCCGCTGAGCGGGTCGTGCTTCAACTGATTCCGGACCAGGGCGCTCAGGCCCCGGAACGATTTGCGCATATCGGTGGGCTCAGTGCACAGCCAGATCCGGGCCTGACTATCGAGCCCGATCATCCGTTCTGGCTCAGCCGCAGTTCCACGCCGTTGCCCAGGCTGAGCACAATGTTCCAGCCGGGGCCGGAGGATGGAGAGTTGCCCATCAACGACGAGAGATCCAGAAAATCGGCTTCACCGGGACCTGACGACTCATCAGTCGACGGGTCGGACAGGCGCTTGCGCCAGTTACAGAAGCTGGCGTAACCGATCTTCTCCTGTTTACAAAACTGCGGTGCTGACAAGCCGCTGGCGCGCTGCTGATCAACCAGGGTCTGCCACTGTTCTGGAGTACGGTGCTTTCTCATGGGGGTAACCTCGTATCGGGAAATGTGAGGTTACTGTAGAGCGAATCTCAGCGGGGTGGCAGAACGTCGCGGAATGAACGCTTACGAACGGATGAGGTTGTTGTTTATTGCCAGACGCCTTTATACATCCTTATCCAAACGACCCTGGAATCGATTTTTTGAAGCTAACTTCATGCTGAGTTAAGTAGTAGTCGTTGAAATTGAACTTGGTAGCAAACTCATCCCATTTCTTAATCAGGATTAATCCAGAGTGCACTTCTAAAAGTTCCTCATCCCGCATGCGCTTGATGACTCGATTCACATGCACGCTGGAAAGCCCAAGAGCCGCGCCAATTTCGATTTGGGTTAAGTGTATTGCAGGAATATGGGGGCTATTAGGTAGCTGAGCACTGCGTGCGCTGAGTTCACCTAAAAGGTGTGCGACTTTATGATCAGCTGGTTTGGCTGTTAGATTAACGAGTAACTCGCGGGTCATGCTCTCAGTGGTTA from Marinobacter nanhaiticus D15-8W harbors:
- a CDS encoding putative bifunctional diguanylate cyclase/phosphodiesterase, coding for MRLNEFIVENMEPLLQLWEQNAQSIFPGWDFTSGELRNHIRQVIEGVAQVMRHRRPATAEGVIFTDFESSMREQSWAHVHGAQRYDLGVDLLQVTAEFRALRTTVIELWEKTYPSTAPGLEELTHFHRAIDDALTESIERYVYDKESRARLYQAILTALPDPCYVLDLKGRFRYANQAMGQLCGVASHDLVGESAAEVGLPTGSLAPELLNQIVHHREHQHGEINTTLPSGQAKTLEYVYAPVLDQQGDVEAISGIAHDVTERRAAEAKAWHYANYDPLTGLPNRRLFRDRLEQHVAHAERTGESLTVFFIDLDRFKEVNDQYGHDVGDLLLKQVAERIEACVRKSDTVARLSGDEFTVILLDIAERETLLELAHTILTELAQPFALGAGLTRISGSIGITQFPQDAITPKQLLTCADKAMYFAKHTGRNQVCFYTDIGNTAALPRQALIQGLRSAREHGELRVYYQPIVHLASGRIAKAEALLRWAHPELGLLRPGQFLELAEESGIISDLEDWLITEVASQSEHWRNTVDRSVPVTINISSETFLSPHSQKRWQAYLDRLAGAGAIVELTERVFLNEAQGLAEQFRQIREGGLQLALDDYGTGVSSLAALRRYGIHYLKIDPSYVTQPMDENDERIIAETIVVMAHKLGLEVIAEGVETAEQYEWLIATGCDYAQGHFLDEPLSSEALLERLMAG
- the tnpC gene encoding IS66 family transposase, translating into MNSTASAPSPNASSSSALAEENALLREQVQTLQRQLDWFKKQLFGPKSEKQAFDLPGQNSLFQEGDAPVPENPPEEKKRTVKAYQRGTGKKQRDDDCLNDTGLRFTADVPVEVIEHLPPELTGPEADQYEVIGSKTTYRLAQRASSYVVLKCERPVFRRKGTEKLITTPAPFNVLDNSLADVSLLAGLLVDKFQFHLPLYRQHQRIQQAGITVSRSTLTNLVKRAIDLLRPIVDAQTDNVLRSRVLAMDETPIKAGHQGRAGPQKGKMKSGWFWPLYGDADEVVFTYSNSRGRAHIEEVLSESFSGTLISDGYAAYARYAAAQENVTHAQCWVHSRRYFIEAQKDHPEIVTDALQQIATVYRNEEAIKTQGLTGEKKRQYRLDHSKPVVSDFFQWCRDQLAQGGLVPSDSLTKALNYVLSREASLTVFLEDPDVQPDTNHLERALRPIPMGKKNWMFCWTELGAEHLGVIQSLISTCKLHDITPYTYLVDVLQRISQHPAREVSDLTPRLWKPRFADNPLRALIDPRHPDRQNKQPEANVRAH
- the tnpB gene encoding IS66 family insertion sequence element accessory protein TnpB (TnpB, as the term is used for proteins encoded by IS66 family insertion elements, is considered an accessory protein, since TnpC, encoded by a neighboring gene, is a DDE family transposase.); translation: MIGLDSQARIWLCTEPTDMRKSFRGLSALVRNQLKHDPLSGQYFVFVNRRKTQMKMLYFTTTGYCLWAKRLEQGQFRVPLSASGQRALTLTDLQLLIDGIEVQKYRQFKRFRGV
- the tnpA gene encoding IS66 family insertion sequence element accessory protein TnpA, whose translation is MRKHRTPEQWQTLVDQQRASGLSAPQFCKQEKIGYASFCNWRKRLSDPSTDESSGPGEADFLDLSSLMGNSPSSGPGWNIVLSLGNGVELRLSQNG